One genomic window of Inquilinus sp. KBS0705 includes the following:
- a CDS encoding Nif3-like dinuclear metal center hexameric protein codes for MKLAQLTAYLESLAPLAYQEEYDNSGLIVGRPDMDIAQALVSLDCTEAVVDEAIATGCQVIVSHHPIVFKGLKKFNGKTYVERVVEKAIKNDIAIYAIHTNLDSIHTGVNARICETLGIVNTHILAPKHNILKKLVTYVPLAQADQVRNALFHAGAGNIGNYSECSFNAEGTGTFKGDENSDPYVGEPGIRHHEEEVRIETVYPANLESKIIMALVLAHPYEEVAYDLYALTNQHQQVGSGMIGELELPMEQDDFLAEVKEKMQAAVIRHTAFTGKQVKKVAVCGGSGGFLLKHAIAAGADVFITADYKYHEFFDAEGKILIADIGHFESEQFTQQLLYEIIQKKFVNFAVRLTKVNTNPVKYFI; via the coding sequence ATGAAATTAGCACAGCTTACCGCTTACCTGGAAAGCCTGGCCCCGCTGGCCTACCAGGAAGAATACGATAACTCGGGCCTTATAGTAGGGCGGCCGGATATGGACATAGCCCAGGCGCTGGTATCGCTTGATTGCACCGAAGCCGTGGTTGATGAGGCTATTGCTACGGGTTGCCAGGTTATTGTATCGCACCACCCCATTGTATTTAAAGGGCTAAAAAAGTTTAATGGTAAAACTTATGTGGAGCGGGTGGTAGAAAAGGCCATTAAAAACGATATCGCTATTTATGCTATCCATACCAATTTAGATAGCATCCATACCGGGGTTAACGCCCGCATTTGCGAAACGCTGGGTATTGTTAATACACATATACTTGCACCAAAACATAATATCCTGAAAAAGCTGGTTACCTATGTGCCGCTTGCACAAGCCGACCAGGTGCGTAATGCGCTGTTCCATGCAGGGGCGGGTAATATTGGCAATTACAGCGAATGCAGTTTTAACGCCGAAGGCACAGGCACTTTTAAAGGAGACGAGAACAGCGACCCATACGTAGGCGAGCCCGGCATACGCCACCACGAAGAAGAGGTGCGGATAGAGACCGTTTACCCGGCTAATTTGGAGAGCAAAATCATCATGGCATTAGTACTGGCCCACCCCTATGAAGAGGTGGCCTATGACCTGTATGCCCTTACCAACCAGCACCAGCAGGTAGGAAGCGGCATGATAGGCGAACTTGAGCTGCCAATGGAGCAGGACGATTTTTTGGCTGAGGTAAAAGAAAAGATGCAGGCCGCCGTTATAAGGCACACAGCGTTTACTGGTAAGCAGGTTAAAAAAGTGGCTGTTTGCGGCGGTTCGGGTGGCTTTTTATTAAAGCATGCCATAGCAGCCGGTGCCGATGTTTTTATTACGGCAGATTACAAATACCACGAGTTTTTTGATGCCGAAGGAAAGATATTGATTGCCGACATTGGACATTTTGAAAGTGAGCAATTTACGCAACAATTATTGTATGAAATTATTCAGAAAAAATTTGTTAACTTTGCGGTCCGTTTAACAAAAGTGAATACAAACCCCGTCAAATATTTTATTTAA
- a CDS encoding nitrilase yields the protein MENLKIATAQFENKSGDKDYNLSVIKRLATKAASQGAHVVAFHECSVTGYSFARHLNKQQMLDLAEVIPDDPSIKKLTDFARELDITILAGLFEKDTEGNLFKAHVCVNKYGLVAKHRKLHPFINPHLTPGDKYVVFDINGWQCSILICYDNNVIENVRAVKLLGADIVFMPHVTMCTPSPRPGAGFVDPALWQNRETDPTTLRQEFDGLKGRAWLMKWLPARAYDNALYAVFSNPIGMDDDQVKNGCSMIIDPFGDIVAECRTFDDDMVIATATADKLTDAGGYRYIKARRPALYADVIAQPHQPEQKVVWMKAE from the coding sequence ATGGAAAACCTAAAAATTGCTACTGCGCAGTTTGAAAATAAAAGCGGCGATAAAGACTACAATTTATCAGTAATTAAGCGGCTGGCAACAAAAGCAGCATCGCAAGGGGCGCATGTTGTTGCTTTTCACGAATGTTCGGTAACCGGCTATAGCTTTGCCCGGCATTTAAATAAACAACAAATGCTTGATTTAGCCGAAGTTATACCTGATGACCCGAGTATTAAAAAACTTACCGACTTTGCACGCGAGCTCGACATTACCATTTTAGCCGGGTTGTTTGAAAAGGATACCGAAGGCAATTTATTCAAGGCGCACGTTTGTGTTAATAAATATGGGCTGGTTGCCAAACACCGCAAATTGCACCCTTTTATAAATCCGCACCTTACACCCGGCGATAAGTATGTAGTTTTTGATATAAACGGCTGGCAGTGCAGCATATTAATATGTTACGATAATAATGTTATTGAAAACGTTCGCGCTGTAAAACTGCTTGGCGCTGATATTGTATTTATGCCACATGTTACCATGTGTACACCCTCGCCACGCCCCGGAGCCGGCTTTGTTGACCCGGCACTTTGGCAAAACCGCGAAACAGATCCAACAACACTTAGGCAAGAATTTGACGGGCTGAAGGGCAGGGCCTGGCTAATGAAATGGCTGCCCGCAAGAGCCTATGATAACGCACTATACGCGGTGTTTTCTAACCCGATAGGCATGGATGACGACCAGGTAAAAAACGGCTGCTCGATGATAATAGACCCCTTTGGCGACATTGTGGCCGAATGCCGTACTTTTGATGACGATATGGTTATAGCAACGGCCACTGCCGATAAATTAACAGATGCCGGTGGTTATAGATATATTAAAGCCCGCAGACCGGCCTTGTACGCAGATGTAATAGCACAGCCTCATCAGCCCGAACAAAAGGTAGTTTGGATGAAGGCGGAATAG
- a CDS encoding TM2 domain-containing protein yields the protein MDTYNPYMSLDGITTEEMTFLYQATNDLTDAQKQNFYMVYTSKRKSPQDVLIFSLVGMFLVPGLQRFMTGQVGMGLLYLFTIGLCFIGSIMDLINHKSLAMEYNQKMAYESFHVVKMGIYQ from the coding sequence ATGGACACTTACAATCCTTATATGTCATTAGATGGTATCACTACCGAGGAAATGACTTTTTTGTATCAGGCCACCAATGACCTGACTGATGCTCAAAAACAAAACTTTTATATGGTTTATACCAGCAAAAGAAAAAGCCCTCAGGATGTTTTGATATTCTCGTTAGTAGGCATGTTTTTAGTGCCGGGATTACAACGTTTTATGACAGGCCAGGTAGGTATGGGCTTATTGTATCTGTTTACCATAGGCTTGTGTTTTATAGGATCGATAATGGACCTTATCAACCACAAATCACTGGCAATGGAGTACAACCAAAAAATGGCTTACGAAAGCTTCCATGTTGTTAAAATGGGCATTTACCAATAA
- a CDS encoding DUF2752 domain-containing protein, translating into MKKLFNRYFELIFWIVALTCLAFTNPVGKSHFSLCPLKAMGISWCPGCGLGHAIAYLFHGDIKNSFHAHWLGIPATGIILYRIVTLLRSRRYFPPISNIGE; encoded by the coding sequence ATTAAAAAACTTTTTAACCGGTACTTTGAATTAATATTCTGGATAGTGGCTTTAACTTGCCTGGCTTTTACCAACCCGGTAGGTAAAAGCCATTTTAGTTTATGCCCCTTAAAAGCCATGGGCATTTCCTGGTGCCCAGGTTGCGGCCTGGGGCATGCCATCGCCTATTTATTTCATGGCGATATTAAAAACTCTTTTCACGCGCATTGGTTGGGTATACCCGCCACCGGCATTATATTATACCGCATAGTCACCCTGCTTCGTAGCCGCCGCTACTTTCCGCCAATAAGTAATATCGGTGAATAA
- a CDS encoding DUF4199 domain-containing protein — translation MKNSVIFGLLIGVLSIIWIFVMRTTGYNLADSKTSPIEYISVLIPLIGLYFGVKNFRDGELKGQMGFLEALIQSFKILLVGGAITVFAGIVYINYTLSGNDTSFQSFSGRIFGALLVGVIIAFGVSLLLTTKSNKVD, via the coding sequence ATGAAGAACTCGGTAATCTTTGGCCTATTAATAGGCGTTTTAAGTATCATTTGGATATTTGTAATGCGTACCACCGGGTACAACCTTGCAGATAGCAAAACATCGCCTATTGAGTATATATCGGTTTTGATACCGCTTATAGGCCTGTATTTTGGCGTAAAAAACTTTAGGGATGGCGAGTTAAAGGGCCAGATGGGCTTTTTAGAGGCCCTTATACAGAGCTTTAAAATATTATTGGTTGGCGGTGCAATTACTGTATTTGCCGGTATTGTTTATATTAACTACACCTTATCCGGCAACGATACCAGCTTTCAAAGCTTTAGCGGGCGTATTTTTGGTGCATTATTGGTTGGGGTTATAATTGCTTTCGGTGTATCTTTATTGCTGACCACCAAAAGCAACAAGGTTGATTAA
- the mfd gene encoding transcription-repair coupling factor, whose protein sequence is MNIRDILERYKADERVKALAAALNAGKNPRVQLRGLVGSGDAAMAAALYFLQHKPIIFVLPEREEAAYFMADLENLTGKDVLLFPSSYRKPFEFTQPDSSNVLARAEVLNELNHSTEYGQLIVTYPEALAEKVIDRASLEKNTLEISVNNKLSIDFITEFLVEYDFDRVDFVYEPGQFSVRGGIVDIFSFSHDLPYRVEFFGDFIESIRTFEIESQLSVEQVKQITIVPNVQSKFLTENNISLLEYVDTGTQVWIKDVQFTLDIIQTGHKKATQLWKALSAGEKNQNPDWIDPKFSFTDEKLIADQLHDFPVVEFGKQFFYREASPINFDMRPQPSFNKDFSLLIHNFKNNEAEKIENYILTDSARQVERLYAILEDLDKNVKFTPISVSIREGFIDREQKLACYTDHQIFDRYYKYKLKKGYQRSQAITLKELRDLKPGDFITHIDHGIGKYAGLEKVEVNGKTQEMIRLVYADNDLLYVNINSLNRISKYSGKEGTQPRMNKLGTDTWERLKKTTKKKVKDIARDLIKLYAVRKAQDGNAFSPDSYLQTELEASFLYEDTPDQEKATVDFKKDMESPHPMDRLICGDVGFGKTEIAVRAAFKAVADSKQVAILVPTTILAAQHYKTFSDRLKGFPVNIDYVNRFKSSKQIKDTLTNLKEGKVDIIIGTHRLVSKDVKFKDLGLMIIDEEQKFGVSTKEKLKQMRANVDTLTLTATPIPRTLHFSLMGARDLSIISTPPPNRQPVVTELHVFNDTLIKEAVEHEIERDGQVFFIHNRVADLPQLGAMIHKLVPKARVGIAHGQLEGDALEDVMLKFVNHEYDVLVATTIIEAGLDIPNANTIIINHAHMFGLSDLHQMRGRVGRSNKKAFCYLLSPPLSTLTNEARKRLSAIEEFSDLGSGFNVAMRDLDIRGSGNLLGAEQSGFIAEIGFEMYHKILDEAIQELKEDEFKGVFPDDKPRPFISFTQIDTDQEILIPDEYVTSIAERYNLYTELSKLENETELAAFQQQLHDRFGPIPPQVNDLLNSMRLQWLGKAVGFEKVSLKKNVLRGYFITNQQSAYFETDAFKEVLSFVQRNPRRTNLKEVKNTLRLSVENVTSIDAAVEVLSEIAWVGV, encoded by the coding sequence TTGAACATCCGTGATATATTAGAGCGATATAAAGCTGACGAACGGGTAAAGGCATTAGCGGCAGCGTTAAATGCCGGTAAAAACCCAAGAGTACAGCTGCGTGGTTTAGTCGGATCGGGTGATGCGGCCATGGCGGCAGCATTGTATTTTTTGCAGCACAAGCCTATCATATTTGTACTGCCCGAACGTGAAGAGGCCGCTTACTTTATGGCCGATCTGGAAAATCTTACCGGCAAGGATGTATTGCTTTTCCCATCATCGTACCGCAAACCATTTGAATTTACCCAGCCAGATAGCAGCAACGTTTTAGCCCGTGCAGAGGTTTTGAACGAGCTTAATCACTCAACCGAATATGGGCAGCTTATTGTTACCTACCCCGAAGCGCTGGCCGAAAAGGTAATAGATCGTGCGTCGCTTGAAAAAAACACGCTCGAAATATCGGTAAACAATAAATTGAGCATCGATTTTATTACTGAGTTTTTGGTTGAGTATGATTTTGACCGGGTAGACTTTGTGTACGAGCCGGGGCAATTCTCTGTTCGTGGGGGTATTGTTGATATCTTCTCTTTCTCGCACGACCTGCCTTACCGGGTGGAGTTTTTTGGTGATTTTATTGAGTCGATACGAACCTTCGAGATAGAAAGCCAGTTATCTGTTGAACAGGTAAAGCAAATTACTATTGTACCTAACGTGCAATCGAAGTTTTTAACCGAGAATAACATATCGCTTTTAGAGTATGTGGATACCGGCACACAGGTTTGGATAAAGGACGTACAGTTTACGCTTGATATTATACAAACCGGCCACAAAAAAGCAACTCAGTTATGGAAAGCGCTATCTGCCGGCGAGAAAAACCAAAATCCCGACTGGATAGACCCCAAATTTAGCTTTACCGACGAAAAATTAATAGCCGACCAGCTGCACGACTTTCCGGTGGTAGAATTTGGCAAGCAGTTTTTTTACCGCGAAGCCAGCCCCATTAATTTTGACATGCGCCCGCAGCCGTCTTTTAACAAAGACTTTAGCCTGCTGATACATAACTTTAAAAATAACGAAGCCGAAAAGATAGAGAACTACATACTTACCGATTCGGCGCGACAGGTTGAGCGGCTTTACGCCATCTTAGAAGACCTGGACAAAAACGTAAAATTTACCCCCATCAGCGTATCTATACGCGAGGGGTTTATTGACCGCGAACAAAAGCTGGCTTGCTATACCGACCACCAGATATTTGACCGCTATTACAAATACAAACTAAAAAAGGGCTATCAGCGCTCGCAAGCCATCACTCTTAAAGAACTGCGCGACTTAAAGCCGGGCGATTTTATAACCCATATAGACCATGGCATTGGCAAATACGCCGGACTGGAAAAAGTAGAGGTGAATGGCAAAACACAAGAGATGATACGCCTTGTGTATGCTGATAATGACCTGCTGTATGTAAATATTAACTCGCTTAACCGCATTAGCAAATATAGCGGCAAAGAAGGGACACAACCCCGCATGAACAAGCTGGGCACCGATACCTGGGAACGGCTAAAAAAAACCACAAAAAAAAAAGTTAAAGACATTGCCCGCGACCTTATAAAACTTTACGCGGTACGCAAGGCGCAGGATGGCAATGCCTTCTCGCCCGATAGCTATTTACAAACCGAGCTGGAAGCATCCTTTTTATACGAAGATACCCCCGACCAGGAAAAAGCCACTGTTGATTTTAAAAAGGACATGGAGTCGCCGCACCCTATGGACAGGCTGATATGCGGCGATGTGGGCTTTGGTAAAACAGAGATAGCCGTTCGTGCGGCATTTAAAGCGGTTGCCGATAGCAAGCAGGTAGCCATTTTGGTGCCTACCACCATTTTAGCGGCCCAGCATTATAAAACCTTTAGCGACCGGTTAAAGGGCTTCCCGGTAAATATTGATTACGTAAACCGCTTTAAAAGCAGTAAGCAAATAAAAGACACCTTAACCAATTTAAAAGAGGGCAAGGTAGATATCATTATAGGCACGCACCGTTTGGTAAGTAAGGATGTTAAGTTTAAGGACCTTGGCCTGATGATAATAGACGAAGAGCAAAAGTTTGGCGTGAGCACTAAAGAAAAGCTGAAGCAAATGCGCGCCAATGTAGATACGCTTACGCTTACTGCTACACCTATACCCCGCACGCTGCACTTTTCGCTGATGGGGGCAAGGGATCTGTCTATTATATCAACACCGCCGCCAAACCGGCAGCCCGTTGTTACCGAATTGCATGTGTTTAACGATACGCTGATAAAAGAGGCCGTTGAGCACGAAATTGAGCGCGACGGGCAGGTATTCTTTATCCACAACCGCGTAGCCGACCTGCCACAATTGGGCGCGATGATACACAAGCTGGTACCAAAAGCCCGCGTAGGTATCGCGCACGGCCAGTTAGAGGGCGATGCCCTGGAAGACGTGATGTTGAAATTTGTGAATCACGAATACGATGTGCTGGTGGCTACTACAATTATTGAGGCCGGCCTGGATATACCAAACGCCAATACCATTATCATCAATCATGCCCACATGTTTGGCCTTAGCGACCTGCACCAGATGCGCGGTCGTGTGGGCCGTAGTAATAAAAAGGCTTTTTGTTATTTGCTAAGTCCGCCTTTATCAACCCTTACCAACGAGGCGCGTAAACGATTGAGCGCTATTGAAGAGTTTAGCGACCTGGGCAGTGGCTTTAACGTAGCCATGCGCGATCTGGATATTCGCGGCAGCGGTAACCTGTTAGGTGCTGAACAAAGCGGCTTTATAGCCGAGATAGGTTTTGAAATGTACCACAAGATACTGGACGAAGCCATACAGGAGTTGAAAGAAGATGAGTTTAAGGGCGTTTTCCCTGATGACAAGCCGAGGCCTTTTATCTCGTTCACCCAAATTGATACCGACCAGGAGATATTAATACCGGATGAGTATGTAACCAGCATAGCAGAACGTTACAACCTTTACACCGAACTAAGCAAGCTGGAGAACGAAACTGAGCTGGCCGCTTTTCAGCAGCAGTTACACGATAGGTTTGGACCAATACCCCCACAGGTAAACGACCTGTTGAACAGTATGCGCCTGCAGTGGCTGGGTAAAGCCGTCGGCTTTGAGAAAGTGTCGCTTAAAAAGAATGTACTACGCGGCTATTTTATCACCAACCAGCAGTCGGCTTATTTTGAAACGGATGCATTTAAAGAAGTGCTGAGCTTTGTGCAGCGCAACCCGCGACGTACCAATTTAAAAGAAGTTAAAAACACCCTGCGCCTAAGTGTAGAAAATGTAACCAGTATTGATGCCGCGGTTGAAGTATTAAGCGAGATCGCATGGGTGGGGGTGTAA
- the hpt gene encoding hypoxanthine phosphoribosyltransferase, which translates to MELRIADLEFEPLFSHQQIQERIVEVAQEINKDFEGRSPVFVGVLNGSFLFIADLVKEIVVPCEVTFVKLASYFGGVSSTRKIRDDFDLTIDIKGRDIILIEDIIDTGNTIKFLIEKLMVRNPASITVCSLLLKPDSIEHSIEELRYVAFQIPNQFVVGYGLDYRELGRNLKGIYKKKG; encoded by the coding sequence ATGGAATTACGCATAGCCGACCTTGAATTTGAGCCGCTGTTTTCGCACCAGCAGATACAGGAGCGTATTGTTGAAGTAGCACAGGAGATAAATAAGGATTTTGAAGGCCGTTCGCCGGTTTTTGTGGGCGTGCTTAACGGCAGCTTTTTGTTTATTGCCGACCTGGTAAAAGAGATTGTTGTGCCCTGCGAGGTTACCTTTGTTAAGCTGGCCTCGTATTTCGGTGGGGTATCCAGCACCCGTAAAATACGCGATGATTTTGACCTGACCATTGATATTAAAGGCCGCGATATTATCCTGATAGAAGACATTATAGATACCGGCAACACCATCAAATTTTTAATAGAGAAACTAATGGTGCGCAACCCTGCATCCATCACTGTTTGCAGCCTGCTTTTAAAACCCGACTCGATTGAGCATAGTATAGAAGAACTGCGTTATGTAGCCTTCCAGATACCTAACCAGTTTGTTGTGGGCTACGGATTGGATTACCGCGAGTTGGGCAGAAATTTGAAAGGTATTTATAAAAAGAAGGGATAG
- a CDS encoding insulinase family protein — translation MIDHQVHTLANGIRILFKHSPSPITHCCFVLNAGSRDELPNKEGLAHFIEHLLFKETQRRNTPQILNRLELVGADLNAYTTKEYTCIHASLLKQHLERTVDLFEDILFHSTFPADEMEKERGVILDEIASYLDQPEEAIQDDFEELLFAGHPIGKNILGTPQTVAVLNGDDIKQFIAANNNTHQMIFAVYGDYDFNKLVKLCDKYFGTVAENTSVKHREEPQLIAGGYHVVKKPIAQTHCILGSRAYPSSHPKKYGLLLLNNILGGMGMSNRLNLEIREKHGIAYTIESNYTSLTDTGIFSIYFGTDAGKAEKALKLVHKELKKLREQKLGAVLLRQAKEKFIGQIALAEENRMSLIISMAKSLLDFNHIDSLEDIFAKINAVTAEDLLEISNEIFDNDRMITLLFEPKD, via the coding sequence ATGATCGATCACCAGGTACATACATTAGCCAACGGCATACGCATATTATTTAAACATTCGCCATCGCCCATAACACACTGCTGTTTTGTGCTTAATGCAGGCTCGCGCGATGAATTACCCAATAAAGAAGGCCTGGCCCACTTTATTGAGCACCTGCTGTTTAAAGAGACTCAAAGGCGCAACACCCCACAAATTTTAAACAGGCTTGAATTAGTGGGTGCCGACCTTAATGCTTATACCACTAAAGAATATACCTGCATACACGCCTCGTTGTTAAAACAACACCTGGAGCGCACTGTAGACCTGTTTGAGGATATCCTGTTTCATTCTACCTTCCCGGCAGACGAGATGGAGAAAGAGCGTGGGGTGATACTGGACGAAATTGCATCATACCTGGACCAGCCCGAAGAGGCCATTCAGGATGATTTTGAAGAATTGCTTTTTGCCGGGCACCCTATAGGCAAAAACATTTTAGGCACTCCGCAAACAGTTGCCGTATTAAATGGCGACGATATTAAACAGTTTATTGCCGCCAATAATAATACCCATCAAATGATTTTTGCGGTATATGGCGACTACGACTTTAATAAACTGGTTAAGTTATGCGACAAGTATTTTGGCACGGTAGCAGAAAATACATCAGTTAAGCACCGCGAGGAGCCTCAATTAATTGCCGGCGGTTATCACGTAGTTAAAAAGCCTATCGCGCAAACGCATTGCATATTAGGCAGCAGGGCCTACCCTTCATCGCACCCTAAAAAGTATGGTTTGTTGCTGTTAAATAATATTTTGGGCGGCATGGGCATGAGCAACCGCCTGAACCTTGAAATACGCGAGAAACATGGCATTGCCTACACCATCGAATCTAACTACACCTCGCTTACCGATACAGGCATATTCTCGATATATTTTGGCACCGATGCAGGCAAGGCCGAAAAGGCTTTAAAGCTGGTACATAAAGAGCTAAAGAAACTACGCGAACAAAAATTAGGCGCTGTGCTTTTGCGCCAGGCTAAAGAGAAGTTTATTGGCCAAATAGCATTAGCCGAAGAAAACCGCATGAGCCTTATTATATCAATGGCTAAAAGCCTCCTTGATTTTAATCATATCGATTCGCTTGAAGACATTTTTGCTAAGATAAATGCTGTTACAGCCGAAGATCTGCTGGAGATAAGCAACGAAATTTTCGATAATGACCGTATGATAACCTTATTATTTGAGCCTAAAGACTAA
- a CDS encoding peptide deformylase, with protein MKYPIVAYGDPVLRRKAPSIEPDEYPHIKELVGNMFETMYGARGVGLAAPQVGLSMRLFVIDASVFDDEEPELKDFKKAFINAEVLEESGEPWSFNEGCLSIPDIREDVSRKPVVRLSYYDEDWKHHEETFKGMAARVIQHEYDHIEGKLFTDKLNPLRKRLIEKKLNNISKGLVDVDYRMKFPDAKRGR; from the coding sequence ATGAAATATCCTATTGTAGCATATGGCGACCCAGTTTTAAGGCGGAAGGCTCCTTCGATAGAGCCGGACGAATATCCGCATATAAAAGAATTGGTGGGCAATATGTTCGAAACCATGTACGGAGCACGCGGCGTAGGATTGGCGGCGCCACAGGTTGGCCTGTCTATGCGTTTGTTTGTTATTGACGCTTCGGTTTTTGATGATGAAGAGCCGGAATTAAAAGACTTTAAAAAAGCATTTATCAATGCTGAAGTGTTAGAAGAGAGCGGCGAGCCCTGGTCATTTAACGAGGGCTGCCTAAGCATACCCGATATTCGCGAAGATGTATCACGCAAGCCCGTTGTACGCCTGAGCTACTACGACGAAGATTGGAAACACCACGAAGAAACTTTTAAAGGCATGGCCGCACGCGTGATACAACACGAATACGACCATATAGAAGGTAAGCTGTTTACCGACAAACTGAACCCGCTACGAAAACGCCTTATAGAGAAAAAGCTGAACAATATTTCGAAAGGCTTGGTTGATGTAGACTACAGAATGAAATTCCCGGACGCTAAGAGAGGCAGATAG
- a CDS encoding carboxypeptidase-like regulatory domain-containing protein — MKKLIGILFLFASLSAFAQKAEKPLVQFTGVVYNADSTGVIVPYVNITNSTNHNVANVSNYKGYFSFVVHEQDTLHFTAIGYAPVEVVIPANVKNKSYTLQVMIKPQITNLPMVRVFPWATTDEFRKDFITAKLADDDLEIARKNISRASIVAMTNTLPRDGQEQQAANAAQMHTNIVNSHSITNPLLNPFAWGSLIKSISDGSKN; from the coding sequence ATGAAGAAGTTAATAGGTATATTATTTTTATTTGCATCGCTATCTGCATTTGCGCAAAAGGCCGAGAAGCCGCTTGTGCAATTTACGGGTGTGGTATATAATGCCGATAGTACAGGGGTAATTGTACCTTATGTAAATATTACCAATTCAACTAATCATAATGTGGCCAATGTATCCAACTATAAAGGCTATTTTTCTTTTGTAGTACATGAGCAAGACACCCTGCACTTTACAGCTATTGGCTACGCACCTGTAGAGGTGGTTATACCTGCCAATGTTAAAAATAAGAGCTATACCCTGCAGGTAATGATAAAGCCGCAGATAACCAACTTGCCAATGGTAAGAGTATTTCCGTGGGCCACTACGGACGAATTCAGAAAAGATTTTATAACAGCTAAGCTGGCCGACGACGATTTAGAGATAGCCCGTAAAAATATAAGCCGAGCATCAATAGTAGCCATGACCAACACGCTTCCGCGTGACGGACAGGAGCAGCAGGCCGCCAACGCCGCGCAAATGCACACCAACATCGTCAACTCGCACTCAATTACTAATCCCCTGCTTAACCCATTTGCCTGGGGAAGCCTGATAAAATCTATAAGCGACGGCTCGAAGAATTAA
- a CDS encoding NifU family protein → MSLLDQVEAALDTIRPYLEADGGNVSIEEITPEKVVKLRLLGSCGSCPMSIMTLKAGIEQAILKAVPEIAGIEAVNLTDIDDPNAVLPENLR, encoded by the coding sequence ATGAGTTTATTAGATCAGGTGGAAGCAGCGTTAGATACCATTCGCCCTTATTTAGAGGCAGATGGCGGTAACGTTTCTATAGAAGAAATAACCCCTGAAAAAGTGGTTAAGCTAAGGTTGCTTGGCTCATGCGGATCGTGCCCAATGAGCATCATGACCCTTAAGGCTGGTATTGAGCAGGCCATACTGAAGGCCGTACCCGAGATTGCCGGAATTGAGGCCGTAAACCTAACGGATATTGATGACCCTAATGCCGTATTGCCCGAAAACCTGCGATAG